A single region of the Tachyglossus aculeatus isolate mTacAcu1 chromosome X1, mTacAcu1.pri, whole genome shotgun sequence genome encodes:
- the MON1A gene encoding vacuolar fusion protein MON1 homolog A → MMPADVHKKKSWDVSNGSLMPSDGQHMERSESPTPGLAQGTEPGAGQEGAMFVHARSYEDLTASEEGEDCAGSPEEKDGAQAHLTDMQQISKDFSELSTQLTGVARDVEEEMRPGPEEPSDFLGEEAREEEEEAMEAWRQHQKHIFVLSEAGKPVYSRYGSEEALSSTMGVMVALVSFLEADKNAIRSIHADGYKVVFVRRSPLVLVAVARTRQSEQEIAQELLYIYYQILSLLTWTQLNHIFQQKQNYDLRRLLSGSERITDNLLQLMARDPSFLMSAARCLPLAASVRDTVSASLQQARAKSLVFSILLSRNQLVSLVRKKDQFLHPIDLHLLFNLISSSSSFREGEAWTPICLPKFNSSGFFHAHISYLEPDTDLCLLLVSTDREDFFTVSDCRRRFQERLRKRGVYHALREALRTPYYSVAQVGIPELRHFIYKSKSSGLFTSPEIEAPYVSEEEQERLLGLYQYLHSRAHNASRPLKTIYYTGPNENLVALVTGAFELYMCYSPLGTKASAVSAINKLMRWIRKEEDRLFILTPLTY, encoded by the exons ATGATGCCTGCCGATGTCCACAAGAAGAAAAGCTGGGACGTTTCCAATGGTTCTTTGATGCCTTCTGATGGGCAGCACATGGAGAGGTCTGAGAGCCCCACTCCGGGGCTGGCCCAGGGAACTGAGCCAG GGGCTGGCCAGGAGGGTGCCATGTTTGTTCATGCCCGCTCCTATGAGGACCTGACAGCatcggaggagggggaggactgtGCAGGGAGCCCAGAGGAGAAAGATGGGGCCCAGGCTCACCTGACAGACATGCAGCAGATCAGCAAAGATTTCAGCGAATTGAGCACCCAGCTGACGGGGGTGGCACGAGACGTGGAAGAGGAGATGCGGCCGGGTCCAGAGGAGCCCTCCGACTTCCTGGGAGAGGaggccagggaagaggaggaagaggcaatgGAGGCCTGGCGGCAGCACCAAAAACACATCTTCGTGCTGAGTGAGGCAGGCAAGCCGGTGTACTCCCGCTATGGGTCAGAGGAGGCCCTGTCCAGCACCATGGGGGTCATGGTGGCCTTGGTGTCCTTCCTGGAGGCCGACAAGAATGCCATCCGCTCCATCCACGCAG ATGGCTACAAAGTAGTATTTGTGCGCCGGAGCCCCCTGGTGCTAGTCGCCGTGGCCCGGACCCGCCAGTCAGAGCAGGAGATCGCCCAGGAACTGCTGTACATCTATTACCAAATACTCAGCCTGCTGACCTGGACGCAGCTGAACCACATTTTCCAGCAGAAGCAGAACTATGACCTGCGGCGTCTGCTCTCTGGCTCGGAGCGCATCACCGACAACCTGCTGCAGCTCATGGCCCGGGACCCCAGTTTCCTGATGAGTGCTGCCCGCTGCTTGCCCCTGGCAGCCAGCGTGAGGGACACCGTCAGTGCCAGCCTGCAGCAGGCCCGGGCCAAGAGCCtggtcttctccatcctcctgtccAGGAACCAGCTGGTGTCCCTGGTCAGGAAGAAGGACCAGTTCCTCCACCCCATCGACCTCCACCTGCTCTTTAACCtcatcagctcctcctcctccttcagggaGGGTGAAGCTTGGACGCCTAtctgcttgcccaagttcaattCCAGCGGCTTCTTCCACGCCCACATATCCTACCTGGAGCCAGACACGGACCTGTGCCTTCTCCTGGTCTCCACCGACCGCGAGGACTTCTTCACAGTCTCAGATTGCCGCCGCCGCTTCCAGGAGCGGCTGAGGAAGCGAGGGGTCTATCATGCTTTGCGGGAGGCCCTGCGCACCCCATACTACAGTGTGGCCCAAGTGGGCATCCCTGAGTTGCGCCACTTTATCTACAAGTCCAAGAGTTCTGGGCTCTTCACCAG CCCAGAAATCGAGGCCCCATACGTGAGTGAAGAGGAGCAGGAACGCCTTCTGGGGCTGTACCAGTACCTGCACAGTCGGGCCCACAATGCCTCCCGCCCCCTCAAGACCATTTACTACACTGGGCCCAATGAGAACCTCGTGGCTTTG GTGACTGGAGCCTTTGAGCTCTATATGTGCTACAGCCCCTTGGGGACCAAGGCCTCAGCTGTCAGCGCCATCAACAAGCTCATGCGTTGGATCCGGAAGGAGGAGGACCGACTCTTCATTCTGACGCCGCTGACATACTGA